The Magnolia sinica isolate HGM2019 chromosome 3, MsV1, whole genome shotgun sequence genome includes the window TTTCAAAAATCCCAATTCTACCTTTAGACTTTCACTTATTTTACTGCTACTCTCTCTGACAGCCGCTGCTGATACCCGACGAAACGCTTCCGATTTCCATTCCCAGGACAGAGACTCGCTTCTCAAACTCAGGTCATGGCTCACCGATCCGAAAGTTACCCTTTCTACCTGGACCGGTTCCAACTGCACTGCCTGGGCAGGGATTTCCTGCTCGAACCGGACCGGCCGGGTCACCCGAGTCGACCTCTCCCACTCTAATCTCTCCGGATCCATCCATCCGAGCTTCTGCAAGCTTCCGCTGCTTAAAACCCTAATCCTCTCCCAAAACAACATCTACGGCCCGATTCCGCCCTGTTTCGGCGAGTTCCGAGTGCTCAAAACCCTAGATCTCAGCAAGAACCGGTTTTCCGGCCAGATCCCGGTCCAACTGTCGAATCTTTCTCGTCTCGAAGACCTTCTCCTCGCCGAGAATCTAGATCTCGGCGGTCGGATTCCTGATTGGATGGGGAATTTCTCATCTCATCTTCGAAAGCTCGATCTCGGGTCGAATTCATTCCAGGGACAGATTCCGGAGAGCTTGATCTACCTCCGATCATTGCAGCATTTAGATCTTTCGAGCAATCTATTGCGTGGAATTCTTCAAGACTTTGATCGATCGGAGCTGATCTTCCTCAGCCTCTCTTCAAATTCTCTCTCTGGAACTCTTCCCTGTTTTTCGGCTTCGGTTCAATCTCTCTCCACCCTCAATCTCGCCAACAATTCAATTGTTGGCGGTATCCCTACCTGCATTTCGTCGCTGCGATCATTGACGGTCCTCAATCTCTCATCCAACGGCTTGAATTACGCTATATCTCCGCGGCTTATATTCTCCGACTCGCTTCTCGTTCTGGACCTGAGCTGGAACGAGCTTTCCGGTGCTCTCCCGATGAAAATTGCAGAGACGTCTGACAAATCAGGGCTGATCCTTCTTGATTTCTCTCACAATCGATTCTCGGGTGAAATTCCGATGGGAATTACAGAGATCAAGAGCTTGCAAGCTCTGTTTCTCTCTCACAATCAGCTCTTGGGAGAGATCCCGGCAACCATCGGAAACCTAACTTATCTCCAAGCAATTGATCTTTCCTACAACTCTCTATCAGGATCAATTCCTTTGAGCCTCGTCGGCTGCTTCCAGCTGCTGGAATTGAAGCTCAACAACAACAATCTCTCGGGAATCCTTCGGCCAGAGCTCGACGCATTGGACAGCTTAAAGATCTTAGATCTCAGCAACAACAAGATCTCCGGCGAGATCCCGCTGCCGCTGGCGGGGTGCAAATCGCTCGAAATCGTCGATCTGAGCGGCAACAATCTGGCTGGGGAATTGAACGACGCAATCCTCAAATGGACGAGGCTGCGGTTCCTATCACTCGCCCGCAACGATTTCAATGGCGTTCTGCCAGATTGGATCTTCTCATTCGAATCGATCCAATTGCTTGATCTATCCGGCAACAATTTCTCCGGATTCATACCGGACGGCGATTTCAAT containing:
- the LOC131240002 gene encoding receptor-like protein CLAVATA2, producing the protein MTISSTPFQSSLSLSLSETTKTPSFMEKSRSIYSTKPPDSLPISHFKNPNSTFRLSLILLLLSLTAAADTRRNASDFHSQDRDSLLKLRSWLTDPKVTLSTWTGSNCTAWAGISCSNRTGRVTRVDLSHSNLSGSIHPSFCKLPLLKTLILSQNNIYGPIPPCFGEFRVLKTLDLSKNRFSGQIPVQLSNLSRLEDLLLAENLDLGGRIPDWMGNFSSHLRKLDLGSNSFQGQIPESLIYLRSLQHLDLSSNLLRGILQDFDRSELIFLSLSSNSLSGTLPCFSASVQSLSTLNLANNSIVGGIPTCISSLRSLTVLNLSSNGLNYAISPRLIFSDSLLVLDLSWNELSGALPMKIAETSDKSGLILLDFSHNRFSGEIPMGITEIKSLQALFLSHNQLLGEIPATIGNLTYLQAIDLSYNSLSGSIPLSLVGCFQLLELKLNNNNLSGILRPELDALDSLKILDLSNNKISGEIPLPLAGCKSLEIVDLSGNNLAGELNDAILKWTRLRFLSLARNDFNGVLPDWIFSFESIQLLDLSGNNFSGFIPDGDFNVSSSFNRRKIRNAGELNSDGMRVFVTLVRTRELGFDYDLRSAIRIDLSENSLRGEIPAGLIGLRGLEYLNLSYNFLVGQIPANLEKMGNLKSLDLSHNSLSGQIPASISDLRDLKFLNLSYNCLSGSVPGRRRFWRFPGAFAGNPDLCVEFSGEGCQKAASFPVASGRMFEGEKEEGLVSVSAFWISAVVTFYVSVVVVFGSAPTRNYILRASKF